A region from the Pseudonocardia petroleophila genome encodes:
- a CDS encoding NAD(P)/FAD-dependent oxidoreductase, giving the protein MSQLPATDRPTAAVVGSGVAGLTAAYLLQRRYDVTLFEADARLGGHAHTHELPTPDGGTAFVDSGFIVHNERTYPNLLRLFAELGVATQESDMSMSVRCEGCGLEYAGARKLGGLFPQASNAARPQYLRMLGEVVRFHRHARRVLADERAGDVTLGAFLAIGGYSRYFVEHFMLPVVSAVWSAGESVSMSYPARYLFTFLDHHGLLSVGGSPQWRTVTGGSRSYVERVVKSLSAVHVSNPVKAVRRSGDGVEIEADGTQRFDKAVIATHPDQALALLAAPTADERDVLGAFAYSANTTQLHHDTSVLPRNAGARASWNYLKSACSSQDAPVLVSYDMNRLQRLAEPEDYVVTLNGTDRVEPGSVIATMHYEHPIYTPESVAAQRRLPQLNDGTVAFAGAYHGWGFHEDGCAAGVRAAASLGAGW; this is encoded by the coding sequence ATGAGCCAGCTGCCCGCGACCGACCGGCCCACCGCAGCCGTCGTCGGGTCCGGCGTCGCCGGTCTCACCGCCGCGTACCTGCTGCAGCGCCGCTACGACGTCACGCTGTTCGAGGCCGACGCGCGCCTGGGCGGCCACGCCCACACCCACGAGCTCCCCACCCCCGACGGCGGCACCGCGTTCGTCGACTCCGGGTTCATCGTGCACAACGAGCGCACCTACCCGAACCTGCTGCGCCTGTTCGCCGAGCTCGGCGTCGCGACGCAGGAGTCGGACATGTCGATGAGCGTGCGCTGCGAGGGCTGCGGGCTGGAGTACGCCGGGGCGCGCAAGCTCGGCGGGCTGTTCCCGCAGGCGTCCAACGCGGCCCGCCCGCAGTACCTGCGGATGCTCGGCGAGGTCGTCCGCTTCCACCGGCACGCCCGGCGGGTGCTGGCCGACGAGCGCGCCGGCGACGTCACCCTGGGCGCGTTCCTGGCCATCGGCGGCTACTCGCGCTACTTCGTCGAGCACTTCATGCTCCCGGTCGTGAGCGCGGTCTGGTCCGCGGGCGAGTCGGTGTCGATGTCCTACCCCGCGCGCTACCTGTTCACCTTCCTCGACCACCACGGCCTGCTCTCCGTCGGCGGGTCGCCGCAGTGGCGCACCGTCACCGGCGGGTCGCGGTCCTACGTGGAGCGGGTCGTCAAGAGCCTCTCCGCGGTGCACGTGTCGAACCCGGTGAAGGCCGTCCGCCGCTCGGGCGACGGTGTGGAGATCGAGGCCGACGGCACGCAGCGCTTCGACAAGGCCGTGATCGCCACCCACCCCGACCAGGCCCTCGCGCTGCTCGCCGCCCCCACCGCCGACGAGCGCGACGTGCTGGGCGCCTTCGCCTACTCCGCGAACACCACGCAGCTGCACCACGACACGTCGGTGCTGCCGCGGAACGCGGGTGCGCGCGCGTCGTGGAACTACCTCAAGTCGGCCTGCTCCAGCCAGGACGCCCCGGTGCTCGTGTCCTACGACATGAACCGGCTCCAGCGCCTGGCCGAGCCGGAGGACTACGTGGTGACGCTCAACGGCACCGACCGCGTCGAGCCGGGGTCGGTCATCGCGACCATGCACTACGAGCACCCGATCTACACCCCGGAGTCGGTGGCCGCGCAGCGCCGCCTGCCCCAGCTCAACGACGGCACGGTCGCGTTCGCCGGGGCCTACCACGGCTGGGGATTCCACGAGGACGGGTGCGCCGCGGGCGTGCGCGCGGCCGCCAGCCTGGGGGCGGGCTGGTGA
- a CDS encoding DUF1365 domain-containing protein: MTSPQQESSRQEIVRAPVVVPSLYDAEVRHVRRKAVQRSFGHAVYLWLVDVDALPELPRWLRPFARFEARDHLGDPDRTIRQNLDAWLATQGVDLRGGQVLMLANARVLGYVFNPISVYWCHRPDGALECVVAEVHNTYGERHCYLLRTDDAGRAETGKDFYVSPFLTVEGTYRMTLPLPGDRLAVTVALRQDDATALTATVVGTRRPATPAALARMLVRRPFMTHRTSALIRRHGITLWLKRLPVVRRPQHVPQEGVQ, translated from the coding sequence GTGACGTCGCCGCAGCAGGAGTCCTCGCGGCAGGAGATCGTCCGCGCGCCGGTCGTCGTGCCGTCGCTCTACGACGCCGAGGTCCGCCACGTCCGCCGCAAGGCCGTGCAGCGCAGCTTCGGGCACGCGGTCTACCTGTGGCTCGTCGACGTCGACGCCCTGCCCGAGCTGCCCCGCTGGCTGCGCCCGTTCGCCCGGTTCGAGGCGCGCGACCACCTCGGCGACCCCGACCGGACCATCCGCCAGAACCTCGACGCGTGGCTGGCCACCCAGGGCGTCGACCTGCGCGGCGGCCAGGTGCTCATGCTCGCCAACGCCCGGGTGCTCGGCTACGTGTTCAACCCGATCAGCGTGTACTGGTGCCACCGGCCCGACGGCGCGCTGGAGTGCGTCGTCGCGGAGGTCCACAACACCTACGGCGAGCGGCACTGCTACCTGCTGCGCACCGACGACGCCGGCCGCGCGGAGACCGGCAAGGACTTCTACGTCTCCCCGTTCCTCACCGTCGAGGGCACCTACCGGATGACGCTGCCGCTGCCCGGCGACCGCCTCGCCGTCACCGTCGCCCTGCGCCAGGACGACGCCACCGCCCTGACCGCCACCGTCGTCGGCACCCGCCGGCCCGCCACCCCCGCCGCGCTCGCCCGGATGCTCGTGCGGCGCCCGTTCATGACCCACCGCACGTCGGCGCTGATCCGCCGCCACGGCATCACGCTGTGGCTCAAGCGCCTGCCCGTCGTCCGTCGCCCGCAGCACGTACCCCAGGAAGGCGTCCAGTGA
- a CDS encoding SAM-dependent methyltransferase — translation MTTEPVSSAPVRRSNNHLVPRPNEGVWPGLATPPRAPGKARIAEALFRRAVKPLPVRVVFPGGERIGAGGPDSPVMRIVRPEAFFHRLGANSKIGFGEAYMVGDWTTTDLADLLTPFAAKLSTLIPPTLQRIGRRFAEARQPSEEVNTVEGSRENIQRHYDLSNDLFATFLDETMSYSAGWFADGSDDLVHAQERKIDGILDMAGVGPDSHVLEIGTGWGGLATRAAQRGARVTTLTISAEQAKLAEERLTKAGVADRVQVLLRDYREAQGSYDAVVSVEMIEAVGVAYWPTYFAALDRLLKPGGKVGLQAITMPHDRLVVSQNDYTWISKYIFPGGVIPSVDAIEQNLRDHTGLRIAERRSLGPDYARTLAHWRETFLARWETVAGLGFDETFRRMWEFYLAYCEAGFRVGYLDVYQLSLQHRRSY, via the coding sequence GTGACCACTGAACCCGTCAGCTCGGCGCCCGTCCGGCGCTCCAACAACCACCTCGTGCCCCGGCCGAACGAGGGCGTGTGGCCGGGCCTGGCCACGCCGCCGCGGGCACCGGGGAAGGCCCGGATCGCCGAGGCGCTGTTCCGGCGCGCGGTGAAGCCGCTGCCGGTGCGGGTGGTGTTCCCCGGCGGCGAGCGGATCGGCGCGGGCGGCCCCGACTCGCCCGTCATGCGGATCGTGCGGCCCGAGGCGTTCTTCCACCGGCTCGGCGCGAACTCGAAGATCGGGTTCGGCGAGGCGTACATGGTCGGCGACTGGACCACCACCGACCTGGCCGACCTCCTCACGCCGTTCGCCGCGAAGCTCTCCACCCTCATCCCGCCGACGCTGCAGCGGATCGGGCGGCGCTTCGCCGAGGCCCGGCAGCCGAGCGAGGAGGTGAACACGGTCGAGGGCTCGCGGGAGAACATCCAGCGCCACTACGACCTGTCCAACGACCTGTTCGCCACGTTCCTCGACGAGACGATGTCCTACTCCGCAGGCTGGTTCGCCGACGGCAGCGACGATCTCGTCCACGCCCAGGAGCGCAAGATCGACGGCATCCTGGACATGGCAGGCGTCGGCCCCGACAGCCACGTGCTGGAGATCGGCACCGGCTGGGGCGGGCTCGCCACCCGGGCCGCCCAGCGCGGCGCCCGCGTCACCACGCTCACCATCTCCGCCGAGCAGGCCAAGCTCGCCGAGGAGCGCCTGACGAAGGCCGGCGTCGCCGACCGCGTGCAGGTGCTGCTGCGCGACTACCGCGAGGCCCAGGGCAGCTACGACGCCGTCGTCAGCGTCGAGATGATCGAGGCCGTCGGCGTCGCCTACTGGCCGACGTACTTCGCCGCGCTCGACCGCCTGCTCAAGCCCGGCGGCAAGGTCGGCCTGCAGGCGATCACCATGCCGCACGACCGCCTGGTGGTGTCGCAGAACGACTACACGTGGATCTCGAAGTACATCTTCCCCGGCGGCGTGATCCCCTCGGTCGACGCGATCGAGCAGAACCTGCGCGACCACACCGGCCTGCGCATCGCCGAGCGCCGCAGCCTCGGCCCCGACTACGCGCGCACGCTCGCCCACTGGCGCGAGACGTTCCTCGCCCGCTGGGAGACCGTCGCCGGCCTCGGCTTCGACGAGACGTTCCGCCGCATGTGGGAGTTCTACCTCGCCTACTGCGAGGCCGGGTTCCGCGTCGGCTACCTCGACGTCTACCAGCTCTCGCTGCAGCACCGCCGCTCCTACTGA
- a CDS encoding SAM-dependent methyltransferase — MPTPVAPQLAGLVERLIGAPLPIRLRAWDGSEAGAPDGPVAIIRHRRALRRLLWNPGELGLARAFVAGELDVEGDVAEGLSRFWKLARAQDLGALRLTAADKVDAAKLAAKLGILGPRPKPPASEARLDGGLHTRRRDRAAIAHHYDLSNDFYEFLLDPQMAYSCGYWTQETSAGYGLQQAQTDKLDLICRKLGLQPGMRLLDVGCGWASLLVHAAKHYGVTAVGVTLSAEQRAFGMARVAALGLSEQIEIRLQDYREIPDQPFDAISSIEMGEHVGQDNYPVYAAQLHKLLLPHGRLLLQQMSRGAAGANTAPGGGAFMESYVAPDMYMRPLGETLNFLEAAGLEVVDVHSLREHYVWTVRPWLDTLQDNRAEAVRLVGEEQFRVWLLYLAGAALAFEENRMGVHQMLMVRPDADGRSGLPRGRTSTLGRDPEMDHVSVTNGSSANGSARTALVEPTR, encoded by the coding sequence GTGCCCACCCCCGTCGCCCCGCAGCTCGCCGGGCTCGTCGAGCGCCTCATCGGTGCGCCGCTGCCCATCCGCCTGCGGGCGTGGGACGGCTCAGAGGCCGGTGCCCCCGACGGCCCGGTCGCGATCATCCGACACCGCCGGGCGCTGCGGCGCCTGCTCTGGAACCCCGGCGAGCTCGGGCTCGCGCGCGCGTTCGTCGCCGGTGAGCTCGACGTCGAGGGCGACGTCGCCGAGGGCCTGTCCCGGTTCTGGAAGCTCGCGCGCGCCCAGGACCTGGGCGCGCTGAGGCTCACCGCCGCCGACAAGGTCGACGCCGCGAAGCTCGCCGCGAAGCTGGGGATCCTCGGCCCGCGCCCGAAGCCCCCGGCGTCGGAGGCCCGGCTCGACGGCGGGCTGCACACCCGCCGCCGCGACCGCGCCGCGATCGCGCACCACTACGACCTGTCCAACGACTTCTACGAGTTCCTCCTCGACCCGCAGATGGCCTACTCGTGCGGCTACTGGACGCAGGAGACGAGCGCGGGCTACGGGCTGCAGCAGGCCCAGACCGACAAGCTCGACCTCATCTGCCGCAAGCTCGGCCTGCAGCCGGGCATGCGCCTGCTCGACGTCGGCTGCGGGTGGGCGTCGCTGCTCGTCCACGCGGCGAAGCACTACGGCGTCACGGCCGTCGGGGTCACGCTGTCGGCCGAGCAGCGCGCGTTCGGGATGGCCAGGGTCGCGGCGCTCGGGCTGTCGGAGCAGATCGAGATCCGCCTGCAGGACTACCGCGAGATCCCCGACCAGCCCTTCGACGCGATCTCCTCCATCGAGATGGGCGAGCACGTCGGCCAGGACAACTACCCGGTCTACGCCGCGCAGCTGCACAAGCTGCTGCTCCCCCACGGTCGCCTGCTGCTGCAGCAGATGTCGCGCGGGGCGGCCGGGGCCAACACCGCGCCGGGCGGCGGGGCGTTCATGGAGTCCTACGTCGCACCCGACATGTACATGCGCCCGCTCGGCGAGACGCTGAACTTCCTGGAGGCCGCCGGTCTCGAGGTCGTCGACGTCCACTCCCTGCGCGAGCACTACGTCTGGACCGTCCGCCCGTGGCTGGACACGCTGCAGGACAACAGGGCCGAGGCGGTCCGGCTCGTCGGCGAGGAGCAGTTCCGGGTCTGGCTGCTCTACCTCGCGGGCGCGGCGCTGGCGTTCGAGGAGAACCGGATGGGCGTGCACCAGATGCTCATGGTCCGCCCCGACGCCGACGGCCGGTCCGGGCTGCCGCGCGGGCGCACCTCCACGCTGGGCCGCGACCCGGAAATGGATCACGTCTCGGTGACGAACGGCAGCTCGGCCAACGGCTCGGCGCGCACGGCGCTGGTCGAACCGACACGATGA
- a CDS encoding DUF1295 domain-containing protein, whose amino-acid sequence MSAYPWGAALTNLWVSAVVVLVLFAGALVVALKVRGNRHDGIDVVWGAGFGIVAITSLILSVGDGDLWRQLLITALTCVWGFRLAWHIERRNRGKDEDPRYVEIMAKAQGDPVLHIVRAVYVPQAVIMWVVSLPVQLGQYGYADGALAITVTVLGVLSWAVGFFFETVGDAQLAAFKADPANKGQVMDQGLWRYTRHPNYFGDAAVWWGLTLLALHHPAGLIGLVSAALMTWLLAKGTGAKLLESTIGNRRPGYVEYVKRTSGFIPLPPKKTVS is encoded by the coding sequence ATGAGTGCCTATCCGTGGGGCGCGGCGCTGACGAACCTCTGGGTCAGCGCCGTCGTCGTGCTCGTCCTGTTCGCCGGTGCGCTGGTCGTCGCCCTGAAGGTCCGCGGCAACCGCCACGACGGCATCGACGTCGTGTGGGGAGCCGGGTTCGGGATCGTCGCGATCACCTCGCTGATCCTGTCCGTCGGCGACGGCGACCTGTGGCGCCAGCTGCTGATCACGGCGCTGACGTGCGTCTGGGGCTTCCGCCTCGCCTGGCACATCGAACGGCGCAACCGCGGCAAGGACGAGGACCCGCGCTACGTCGAGATCATGGCGAAGGCGCAGGGCGACCCGGTCCTGCACATCGTCCGCGCGGTCTACGTGCCGCAGGCCGTGATCATGTGGGTCGTCTCGCTGCCGGTGCAGCTCGGCCAGTACGGCTACGCGGACGGCGCGCTGGCGATCACCGTGACGGTGCTGGGCGTGCTGTCCTGGGCGGTCGGGTTCTTCTTCGAGACCGTCGGCGACGCGCAGCTCGCCGCGTTCAAGGCCGACCCGGCCAACAAGGGCCAGGTCATGGACCAGGGCCTGTGGCGCTACACCCGGCACCCGAACTACTTCGGCGACGCCGCCGTCTGGTGGGGCCTCACGCTGCTCGCCCTGCACCACCCGGCCGGCCTGATCGGGCTCGTCAGCGCCGCGCTCATGACGTGGCTGCTGGCCAAGGGCACCGGCGCGAAGCTGCTGGAGTCGACGATCGGCAACCGCCGCCCCGGCTACGTCGAGTACGTGAAGCGGACGAGCGGGTTCATCCCGCTGCCGCCCAAGAAGACGGTCTCCTGA
- a CDS encoding peroxiredoxin yields the protein MNPGDQVSDFELKDETGTPRKLSALLENGPVVLFFYPIASSGGCTQEACHFRDLAGEFAALGAQPVGISGDNVTAQSTFATAHSLGYPLLSDEGKKVAKELGAKRSWLPGGLATKRKTFVIGQDRRIIEVIASETKFDMHADDALAALKKHKASA from the coding sequence ATGAACCCCGGTGACCAGGTCAGCGACTTCGAGCTGAAGGACGAGACGGGCACCCCCCGCAAGCTGTCCGCCCTGCTGGAGAACGGCCCCGTGGTGCTGTTCTTCTACCCGATCGCCTCCAGCGGCGGCTGCACCCAGGAGGCCTGCCACTTCCGGGACCTGGCCGGCGAGTTCGCGGCGCTCGGGGCGCAGCCGGTGGGGATCAGCGGTGACAACGTCACCGCGCAGAGCACGTTCGCCACCGCCCACTCGCTGGGCTACCCGCTGCTGTCCGACGAGGGCAAGAAGGTGGCCAAGGAGCTCGGCGCGAAGCGCTCGTGGCTGCCCGGCGGCCTGGCGACCAAGCGCAAGACCTTCGTCATCGGCCAGGACCGCCGGATCATCGAGGTCATCGCCAGCGAGACCAAGTTCGACATGCACGCCGACGACGCGCTCGCCGCGCTGAAGAAGCACAAGGCGTCTGCGTGA
- a CDS encoding SRPBCC family protein, whose protein sequence is MSSDHAVIDGRTVTASTVVAAPPAEVFALLANPHRHHEFDGSGTVRGATSGPERLALGDRFGMDMKIKLPYKITNRVVEFEQDRLIGWCHPAKAIWRYELEPVDGGTRITETFDYAGSPVAKGIELFGMQKGNAKSIRDTLRRLVTIFGSPA, encoded by the coding sequence GTGAGCTCCGACCACGCCGTGATCGACGGCCGGACGGTCACCGCCTCCACGGTGGTGGCCGCTCCGCCCGCCGAGGTGTTCGCCCTGCTCGCGAACCCGCACCGGCACCACGAGTTCGACGGCTCGGGCACCGTCCGCGGCGCCACCTCCGGCCCGGAGAGGCTCGCGCTGGGCGACCGGTTCGGCATGGACATGAAGATCAAGCTGCCGTACAAGATCACCAACCGGGTGGTGGAGTTCGAGCAGGACCGGCTCATCGGCTGGTGCCACCCCGCGAAGGCGATCTGGCGCTACGAGCTGGAGCCCGTCGACGGCGGCACCCGCATCACCGAGACGTTCGACTACGCCGGTTCGCCGGTCGCGAAGGGCATCGAGCTGTTCGGGATGCAGAAGGGCAACGCGAAGTCGATCCGCGACACCCTGCGCCGCCTCGTCACGATCTTCGGGTCGCCCGCCTAG
- a CDS encoding pyridoxamine 5'-phosphate oxidase family protein: MAKVYDDIDERMTAWIAHQPMFFVATAPLSGDGLVNLSPKGTQGTFRVVDARTFAYLDLTGSGVETVAHLRENGRICVMFCAFDGGPRIVRLHGTGRVLFAADPGFDDALAAFGRAGESRRPQTRAVITVDVGRVSDACGYAVPRMELVEERGILDAWSDTRGPDRIATYHATRNATSIDGLPGLPAPSR, translated from the coding sequence ATGGCGAAGGTCTACGACGACATCGACGAGCGGATGACGGCGTGGATCGCCCACCAGCCGATGTTCTTCGTCGCCACCGCCCCGCTGTCCGGCGACGGGCTGGTCAACCTGTCACCGAAGGGCACGCAGGGCACGTTCCGGGTCGTCGACGCCCGCACGTTCGCCTACCTCGACCTCACCGGCAGCGGGGTGGAGACGGTGGCGCACCTGCGCGAGAACGGCCGGATCTGCGTGATGTTCTGCGCGTTCGACGGCGGACCCAGGATCGTGCGGCTGCACGGCACCGGCCGCGTGCTGTTCGCGGCCGACCCCGGCTTCGACGACGCGCTCGCGGCGTTCGGGCGAGCGGGGGAGAGCCGCAGGCCCCAGACCCGGGCGGTGATCACCGTCGACGTGGGCCGCGTGTCCGACGCGTGCGGCTACGCGGTGCCGCGGATGGAGCTGGTGGAGGAGCGGGGGATCCTCGACGCCTGGTCCGACACCCGCGGCCCCGACAGGATCGCCACCTACCACGCCACGCGCAACGCGACGAGCATCGACGGCCTGCCGGGGCTCCCGGCGCCCTCGCGCTAG
- a CDS encoding alpha/beta hydrolase — protein MSGVITTFVLVHGAFCSAAVWSPLVRELTLRGHRALAVDLPGHGPTARVPDGGSALAGVGTADDVAAVRAVVERAARNGPVALVGTSRGGLTVTATANAVPDLLARAVYVSAWCCTAPRASYDGVGESLLDPLVGGLLAADPVALGALRVAWPTSGETFDGLRRALLADGTADELRGYLASMDTDESLHIDEEAIRLRAGAAVPRTYVRLTEDRALPLALQDRFVADADAAFPDHPFDVHDLRSSHVGFQLRPDGLADLLTGA, from the coding sequence ATGTCGGGTGTGATCACGACCTTCGTCCTCGTCCACGGCGCCTTCTGCAGCGCGGCGGTCTGGTCGCCGCTGGTGCGCGAGCTGACGCTGCGGGGCCACCGCGCCCTCGCCGTCGACCTGCCGGGCCACGGCCCGACCGCCCGCGTCCCCGACGGCGGCAGCGCGCTGGCCGGCGTCGGGACCGCCGACGACGTGGCCGCCGTGCGCGCGGTCGTCGAGCGGGCGGCGCGCAACGGGCCGGTGGCGCTGGTCGGCACGAGCCGCGGCGGGCTGACGGTCACCGCCACGGCCAACGCGGTGCCCGATCTGCTCGCCCGCGCCGTCTACGTCTCCGCGTGGTGCTGCACGGCGCCGCGCGCGAGCTACGACGGCGTCGGGGAGAGCCTGCTCGACCCGCTCGTGGGCGGCCTGCTGGCCGCCGACCCGGTCGCGCTCGGGGCGCTGCGCGTCGCCTGGCCCACCTCCGGGGAGACCTTCGACGGGCTGCGGCGCGCCCTGCTCGCCGACGGCACCGCCGACGAGCTGCGTGGCTACCTCGCGTCGATGGACACCGACGAGTCGCTGCACATCGACGAGGAGGCGATCCGGCTGCGCGCCGGCGCCGCGGTGCCCCGCACCTACGTGCGGCTCACCGAGGACCGCGCCCTGCCGCTCGCGCTGCAGGACCGGTTCGTCGCCGACGCCGACGCCGCGTTCCCCGACCACCCGTTCGACGTGCACGACCTGCGCAGCAGCCACGTCGGCTTCCAGCTGCGCCCGGACGGGCTGGCCGACCTGCTCACGGGAGCGTGA
- the map gene encoding type I methionyl aminopeptidase — translation MSTRTLLTPGTPTPIRPVPAHIPRPEYVGKKAPARSTEPWVQDAETVELMRHAGRIAAQALAAGGAAVAPGVTTDHVDAVVHEFLLDHDAYPSTLGYKGFPKSCCTSLNEVICHGIPDTTVIQDGDIVNIDVTGYVGGVHGDTNATFLAGEVDEESRLLVERTREAMMRSIKAVRPGRELNVVGRVIESYAKRFGYGVVRDFTGHGIGRSFHSGLVVLHYDEPSVDTVLEEGMTFTIEPMITLGSIDYDIWSDGWTVVTKDRSRTAQFEHTVLVTAEGAEILTLP, via the coding sequence ATGTCCACCCGCACGCTGCTGACCCCCGGCACCCCCACCCCGATCCGCCCCGTCCCCGCGCACATCCCGCGGCCGGAGTACGTCGGCAAGAAGGCCCCGGCGCGCAGCACCGAGCCGTGGGTGCAGGACGCCGAGACCGTCGAGCTCATGCGCCACGCCGGGCGGATCGCCGCGCAGGCCCTCGCCGCGGGCGGGGCGGCGGTGGCGCCGGGCGTCACCACCGACCACGTCGACGCCGTGGTCCACGAGTTCCTGCTCGACCACGACGCCTACCCGTCGACGCTGGGCTACAAGGGCTTCCCGAAGTCCTGCTGCACCAGCCTCAACGAGGTGATCTGCCACGGCATCCCGGACACGACGGTGATCCAGGACGGCGACATCGTCAACATCGACGTCACCGGCTACGTCGGCGGCGTCCATGGCGACACGAACGCCACGTTCCTGGCCGGCGAGGTCGACGAGGAGAGCCGCCTGCTCGTCGAGCGCACCCGCGAGGCGATGATGCGCTCGATCAAGGCGGTGCGCCCGGGCCGCGAGCTCAACGTCGTCGGCCGCGTCATCGAGTCCTACGCCAAGCGCTTCGGCTACGGCGTGGTCCGCGACTTCACCGGCCACGGCATCGGCCGCAGCTTCCACAGCGGCCTGGTGGTGCTGCACTACGACGAGCCGAGCGTCGACACCGTCCTCGAGGAGGGCATGACGTTCACGATCGAGCCCATGATCACCCTCGGCTCGATCGACTACGACATCTGGTCCGACGGCTGGACCGTCGTCACCAAGGACCGCTCCCGCACCGCCCAGTTCGAGCACACGGTCCTGGTCACCGCCGAGGGGGCGGAGATCCTCACGCTCCCGTGA
- a CDS encoding DUF3054 domain-containing protein, with translation MPRSRIPALALAADLVAVVVFAAVGRLSHAESGDLWGLLVTLAPFAAGVVAAWATPVVRADPSGLRAGGAVLAGAVVVGLALRAGFTGSLPPSFAVVTALSLAVLLLGWRALSLVVARRAAHRVP, from the coding sequence ATGCCGCGCAGCCGGATCCCCGCGCTCGCCCTCGCCGCCGACCTGGTGGCGGTGGTCGTGTTCGCCGCCGTCGGCCGGCTCAGCCACGCCGAGTCCGGCGACCTGTGGGGGCTGCTCGTCACGCTCGCGCCGTTCGCCGCCGGGGTCGTGGCCGCGTGGGCCACGCCGGTCGTGCGCGCCGACCCGTCGGGGCTGCGGGCCGGGGGAGCGGTGCTGGCCGGGGCCGTCGTCGTCGGGCTGGCCCTGCGGGCCGGGTTCACCGGATCGCTGCCGCCGAGCTTCGCGGTCGTGACGGCGCTCTCCCTCGCCGTGCTGCTGCTGGGCTGGCGCGCGTTGTCGCTGGTCGTGGCCCGCCGGGCCGCCCACCGCGTGCCCTGA